In Aspergillus fumigatus Af293 chromosome 6, whole genome shotgun sequence, the genomic window TGACGGACCGTTGGACCGGACGTGTTGAGATGAAAATATGCAGCACTCCCAGCTAGCTAGCTTCCGGGGTAGACGATCTCACTCTAAGGAAAGGTATATAAAGGCCAGGTCCGTCCTCAAGTCGTCAATCATCTCTACTGGACAGACACCAAGGACAAAACTTTATTCATTCACTTCTGCATCAGAATGCATCAACGCGCGCTCCTTTTTTCTGCTCTTGCTGTAGCCGCCAATGCTCAGCAGGTCGGCACTCAGACACCGGAAACCCACCCTCCTCTGACCTGGCAAAAGTGTACTGCTGCTGGCAGCTGCAGTCAGCAGAGCGGCTCCGTTGTAATTGATGCCAACTGGCGCTGGCTGCATTCGACCAAAGATACCACCAACTGCTATACTGGCAACACAGTAGGCATTTCTACCAGCAGCCATATTTAAGGACACGGCTTTGCTAACAATGCCAACAGTGGAACACGGAGCTCTGCCCTGACAACGAATCCTGCGCTCAAAACTGTGCTTTAGATGGTGCCGATTACGCGGGTACATACGGTGTCACTACTTCTGGATCCGAGCTTAAGCTCAGCTTCGTCACCGGTGCCAACGTTGGCTCGCGTTTGTACCTTATGCAGGATGACGAGACGTATCAGCATTTCAACCTGCTGAACCACGAGTTCACCTTCGATGTGGATGTCTCGAACCTTCCTTGCGGTCTGAACGGTGCTCTGTACTTTGTGGCTATGGATGCCGATGGTGGCATGTCTAAATACCCTAGCAACAAGGCCGGTGCCAAGTACGGAACCGGATACTGTGATTCCCAGTGCCCTCGGGATCTCAAGTTCATCAATGGCATGGTAAGATAAACCCTCACAATGGGAGATCTGATCGACGGGTTCATAGGCGCTGACGATAACACAGGCCAACGTGGAAGGCTGGGAGCCCTCCAGCAGCGACAAGAACGCAGGCGTCGGTGGCCACGGATCCTGCTGCCCTGAGATGGACATCTGGGAGGCTAACAGCATTTCCACTGCCGTGACTCCTCATCCCTGTGACGATGTCTCACAGACCATGTGCAGCGGTGATGCCTGCGGTGGCACTTACTCGGAAAGCCGCTATGCAGGCACTTGCGATCCTGATGGCTGTGACTTCAATCCTTTCCGCATGGGCAATGAGTCCTTCTATGGCCCTGGAAAGATCGTTGATACGAAATCCAAGATGACCGTAGTGACCCAGTTCATTACCGCTGACGGCACTGACAGTGGTGCTCTTTCCGAA contains:
- the cbhA gene encoding glycoside hydrolase family 7 protein — encoded protein: MHQRALLFSALAVAANAQQVGTQTPETHPPLTWQKCTAAGSCSQQSGSVVIDANWRWLHSTKDTTNCYTGNTWNTELCPDNESCAQNCALDGADYAGTYGVTTSGSELKLSFVTGANVGSRLYLMQDDETYQHFNLLNHEFTFDVDVSNLPCGLNGALYFVAMDADGGMSKYPSNKAGAKYGTGYCDSQCPRDLKFINGMANVEGWEPSSSDKNAGVGGHGSCCPEMDIWEANSISTAVTPHPCDDVSQTMCSGDACGGTYSESRYAGTCDPDGCDFNPFRMGNESFYGPGKIVDTKSKMTVVTQFITADGTDSGALSEIKRLYVQNGKVIANSVSNVAGVSGNSITSDFCTAQKKAFGDEDIFAKHGGLSGMGKALSEMVLIMSIWDDHHSSMMWLDSTYPTDADPSKPGVARGTCEHGAGDPENVESQHPDASVTFSNIKFGPIGSTYEG